The Rhizobium sp. BT03 genome has a window encoding:
- the secG gene encoding preprotein translocase subunit SecG yields the protein MQTVLIVIHLMIVLALVGVVLIQRSEGGGLGIGGGSGFMSARGTANALTRTTAILATLFFITSLGLGILTRYEGRPSDILDRIPATGGQGNGILDSLGGGAQAPASQPAGNGVPSSGAATPAPQAPAATAPATAVPATTAPAAQAPAPTEPSATAPATTAPAAPATPAAPAPAQPAGVPTGQ from the coding sequence ATGCAGACCGTATTGATTGTCATTCATCTCATGATCGTGCTCGCCCTTGTCGGCGTCGTGCTCATCCAGCGCTCGGAAGGCGGCGGCCTCGGCATCGGCGGCGGTTCGGGCTTCATGTCGGCGCGCGGCACGGCCAATGCGCTGACGCGCACGACCGCGATCCTGGCGACCCTGTTCTTCATCACCTCGCTCGGCCTCGGCATTCTGACCCGTTACGAAGGCCGTCCGAGCGATATTCTCGACCGCATTCCGGCAACGGGCGGCCAGGGCAACGGCATTCTCGATTCGCTCGGCGGCGGCGCGCAGGCTCCGGCCAGCCAGCCGGCCGGCAACGGCGTCCCGAGCAGCGGCGCTGCGACGCCAGCACCGCAGGCTCCGGCCGCGACTGCTCCGGCCACTGCGGTTCCGGCAACGACCGCTCCGGCGGCTCAGGCTCCGGCTCCCACCGAACCTTCAGCGACGGCTCCGGCAACGACTGCCCCGGCAGCGCCCGCAACTCCGGCTGCGCCGGCACCGGCTCAGCCCGCCGGCGTCCCGACGGGACAGTAA
- a CDS encoding CTP synthase has translation MARYVFITGGVVSSLGKGIAAAALGALLQARGYRVRLRKLDPYLNVDPGTMSPTQHGEVFVTDDGAETDLDLGHYERFTGRSATKTDNITTGRIYKNIIDKERRGDYLGATVQVIPHVTNEIKDFVIEGNDDYDFVICEIGGTVGDIEAMPFMEAIRQLGNDLPRGTAVYVHLTLMPYIPAAGELKTKPTQHSVKELQALGIHPDILLVRADREIPEAERRKLSLFCNVRPSAVIQALDVANIYDVPIAYHKEGLDDEVLAAFGIEPAPKPRLDPWEEVCNRIRTPEGEVTIAIVGKYTGLKDAYKSLIEALHHGGIANRVKVKLEWIESEVFEKEDPAPYLEKVHGILVPGGFGERGSEGKIHAARFARERKVPYFGICFGMQMAVIEAARNLADVPGASSTEFGSTKEPVVGLMTEWVKGNELQKRTAAGDLGGTMRLGAYKAALKKGTKISEIYGSTDISERHRHRYEVNVDYKDRLESCGLVFSGMSPDGVLPETIEYPDHPWFIGVQYHPELKSRPLDPHPLFASFIEAATEQSRLV, from the coding sequence ATGGCGCGATACGTATTCATCACTGGCGGCGTGGTTTCCTCCCTCGGAAAAGGAATTGCGGCCGCGGCTCTCGGAGCGTTGCTGCAGGCCCGTGGATATCGGGTGCGGCTTCGCAAGCTCGATCCCTATCTGAACGTTGACCCGGGCACGATGAGCCCGACTCAGCACGGCGAGGTCTTCGTCACCGACGACGGCGCGGAAACCGATCTCGATCTCGGCCACTACGAACGCTTCACGGGGCGTTCGGCGACCAAGACCGACAACATCACCACCGGCCGCATCTATAAGAACATCATCGACAAGGAACGGCGCGGCGACTATCTCGGCGCGACGGTGCAGGTCATCCCGCACGTCACCAACGAGATCAAGGATTTCGTCATCGAGGGCAATGACGATTACGACTTCGTCATCTGCGAGATCGGCGGCACGGTCGGCGACATCGAGGCGATGCCCTTCATGGAGGCGATCCGCCAGCTCGGCAACGACCTGCCGCGCGGCACCGCCGTCTACGTCCATCTGACGCTGATGCCCTATATTCCGGCGGCCGGCGAACTCAAGACCAAGCCGACCCAGCATTCGGTCAAGGAACTGCAGGCGCTCGGCATTCATCCCGATATCCTGCTGGTGCGCGCCGACCGCGAAATTCCGGAAGCCGAGCGCCGCAAGCTGTCGCTGTTCTGCAATGTGCGCCCGTCGGCCGTCATCCAGGCGCTCGACGTCGCCAACATCTACGACGTGCCGATCGCCTACCACAAGGAAGGCCTTGACGACGAAGTGCTGGCTGCCTTCGGCATCGAGCCGGCGCCGAAGCCGCGTCTCGACCCCTGGGAAGAGGTCTGCAACCGCATCCGCACGCCTGAGGGCGAGGTGACGATCGCGATCGTCGGCAAATATACCGGTCTCAAGGATGCCTATAAATCGCTGATCGAGGCGCTGCATCACGGCGGCATCGCCAATCGCGTCAAGGTCAAGCTCGAATGGATCGAGTCCGAGGTCTTCGAAAAGGAAGATCCGGCACCCTATCTCGAAAAGGTGCACGGCATTCTCGTGCCCGGCGGCTTCGGCGAACGCGGTTCGGAAGGCAAGATCCACGCCGCCCGCTTCGCCCGCGAACGCAAGGTGCCGTATTTCGGCATCTGCTTCGGCATGCAGATGGCGGTCATCGAGGCGGCGCGCAATCTCGCCGACGTGCCTGGCGCTTCCTCGACCGAATTCGGTTCGACCAAGGAGCCGGTGGTCGGCCTGATGACCGAATGGGTCAAGGGCAACGAGCTGCAGAAGCGCACGGCAGCCGGCGATCTCGGCGGCACGATGCGTCTCGGCGCCTATAAGGCGGCGCTGAAGAAGGGCACGAAGATCTCGGAGATCTACGGTTCCACCGATATTTCCGAGCGTCACCGCCACCGTTACGAGGTCAATGTCGACTACAAGGACCGGCTCGAGAGCTGCGGCCTCGTCTTCTCCGGCATGTCGCCGGATGGCGTGCTGCCGGAGACGATCGAATATCCCGATCATCCATGGTTCATCGGCGTGCAGTATCACCCCGAACTGAAGAGCCGGCCGCTCGACCCGCATCCGCTGTTTGCCAGCTTCATCGAAGCGGCGACGGAACAGAGCCGCCTCGTCTAA
- a CDS encoding SRPBCC family protein yields MATRRSTTVSRFIAAPPERIYRAFLDAEAVATWLPPGSMRGIVHAFEGREGGAFSMSLVYPDDEACQPGKTSDKTDRFEGRFASLVPDERIVWATVFDSEDESFSGEMMVSTTLSPADGGTDVTMVCDNVPSGIRLEDNEEGCRLTLGNLAAFVGG; encoded by the coding sequence ATGGCCACCCGACGCAGCACCACCGTTTCACGCTTCATCGCCGCGCCGCCTGAGCGCATCTACCGTGCCTTCCTGGATGCAGAGGCGGTCGCCACCTGGCTTCCGCCCGGTTCGATGCGGGGGATCGTCCATGCCTTCGAGGGCAGGGAAGGCGGCGCGTTCAGCATGTCGCTGGTCTATCCCGATGACGAGGCGTGTCAGCCAGGCAAGACCTCCGACAAGACCGACAGGTTCGAGGGCCGTTTCGCGAGCCTCGTGCCTGACGAACGGATCGTCTGGGCCACGGTCTTCGATTCCGAAGATGAAAGCTTTTCCGGTGAGATGATGGTCAGTACGACATTGTCGCCTGCGGATGGCGGCACCGATGTGACGATGGTCTGCGACAACGTTCCCTCCGGCATTCGCCTTGAAGACAATGAGGAAGGCTGCCGATTGACGCTCGGCAACCTCGCCGCTTTCGTCGGCGGCTGA
- a CDS encoding citrate synthase/methylcitrate synthase, giving the protein MKNGLEDVIAAETQLSDVDGEAGRLIIRGVSLDQLVADCSYEGVAALLLDGLTERSFDEAQLRQWLAKARAGIFHHVETADASLLALPPVDAMRALIARLPDGEDFDTALSLLAAPAVFLPAVLRLQRGEKPIAPDAALPQAADILRMLTGQLPTREQTATLDTYLVTISDHGLNASTFASRVIASTQAGLTSSVLAALSALKGPLHGGAPGPVLDMLDAIGAAENAAQWLGKALDRGERLMGFGHRIYRVRDPRADALKGALKPLISTGQVDSARGALAEAVEAAALAILKARKPDRPLDVNVEFYTALLLEALGFPREAFTGVFAIGRTVGWLAHAREQALDGRLIRPRSVYIGPLPVAA; this is encoded by the coding sequence ATGAAAAATGGCTTGGAAGACGTCATTGCCGCCGAAACGCAGCTTTCGGATGTCGATGGCGAAGCGGGGCGGCTGATCATCCGCGGTGTCTCGCTGGATCAGCTGGTCGCAGACTGCAGCTATGAAGGTGTCGCCGCATTGCTGCTCGACGGGCTGACGGAGCGAAGCTTCGACGAGGCGCAATTGCGCCAATGGCTGGCGAAAGCACGAGCCGGGATTTTCCACCATGTCGAGACCGCCGATGCCTCCCTGCTGGCGCTGCCGCCGGTCGATGCGATGCGGGCACTGATCGCCCGGCTGCCCGACGGCGAGGATTTTGATACAGCGCTCAGCCTTCTCGCGGCGCCCGCAGTCTTCCTGCCGGCGGTTCTGCGCCTGCAGCGCGGAGAAAAACCGATCGCGCCCGACGCCGCGCTGCCGCAGGCGGCCGATATCCTGCGCATGCTGACCGGACAATTACCGACCAGGGAGCAGACGGCGACGCTCGATACTTATCTCGTTACGATCTCCGACCATGGCCTCAATGCCTCGACCTTCGCATCGCGCGTCATCGCCTCGACGCAGGCCGGCCTTACCTCCTCGGTGCTGGCGGCGCTGAGCGCGCTGAAGGGACCGCTGCATGGCGGCGCACCCGGGCCGGTGCTCGACATGCTGGACGCGATAGGAGCCGCCGAGAATGCGGCCCAATGGCTTGGTAAGGCGCTTGATCGCGGCGAGAGGCTGATGGGCTTCGGCCACCGCATCTACCGCGTCCGCGATCCGCGCGCCGATGCGCTGAAAGGCGCCCTGAAGCCGCTGATATCAACAGGACAGGTCGACAGCGCTCGCGGCGCGCTGGCCGAAGCCGTGGAGGCTGCCGCTTTGGCGATCCTGAAAGCGCGCAAGCCGGACCGGCCGCTCGACGTCAACGTCGAGTTCTACACTGCGCTACTGCTCGAAGCGTTGGGTTTCCCACGAGAAGCCTTCACCGGCGTCTTCGCGATCGGCCGCACGGTCGGGTGGCTGGCGCATGCGCGCGAACAGGCGCTCGACGGCCGGCTGATTCGGCCACGCTCGGTCTATATCGGCCCGCTGCCGGTCGCAGCCTGA
- a CDS encoding citrate synthase — MPWLTAEEALQALKTKPQTLYANVSRGRIRAKPDPVDPRRSLYQADDVQRLAERHAGRRKAETVAAETIRWGDPVLSSAISTIIGGRLFYRGRDVADFAETATLEQTAALLWNGAEVLASGNVAGHAAPSLQAAFLALAGRVTSDLPSLGRSQAALRKEAGGVLSTVADALAPGPSDQPLHLRLAESWQRPNAADCLRRALVLLADHELNASTFAARVTASAGAALSAAVLSGLATLTGPLHGAAWQGVDTLIEAASALGAEQAIRRTLAQGHRLSAFGHPLYADGDIRAQALLSHFSLPQQFAELREIGEEMVGEKVNVDFALAAMAAVFDLPREAPIIIFALARSAGWLAHAMEQIDSGELIRPRARYAGPAPEMSGRA; from the coding sequence ATGCCGTGGCTGACCGCCGAGGAAGCGCTGCAGGCGCTGAAGACCAAGCCGCAAACGCTCTACGCCAATGTCAGCCGCGGGCGCATCCGCGCCAAGCCCGATCCCGTCGACCCGCGCCGCAGCCTCTATCAGGCGGACGACGTGCAGCGGCTGGCCGAACGCCATGCCGGCCGGCGCAAGGCTGAAACGGTTGCCGCCGAGACGATTCGCTGGGGCGACCCGGTGCTCTCCTCGGCGATCTCCACCATCATCGGCGGACGGCTTTTCTATCGCGGGCGGGATGTCGCCGATTTCGCCGAGACGGCGACGCTGGAGCAGACGGCGGCATTGCTCTGGAACGGTGCGGAAGTACTTGCCTCCGGCAATGTGGCGGGCCATGCGGCTCCATCGCTCCAGGCTGCATTCCTGGCGCTTGCCGGGCGGGTGACATCGGACCTGCCGTCGCTCGGCCGGTCGCAGGCAGCCCTTCGCAAAGAAGCAGGCGGGGTGCTGTCTACGGTCGCCGATGCACTGGCGCCGGGGCCTTCAGACCAGCCGCTGCATTTGCGGCTTGCAGAGAGCTGGCAGCGACCGAATGCTGCAGATTGCCTGCGCCGGGCGCTGGTGCTGCTTGCCGATCACGAACTCAACGCCTCGACCTTCGCGGCGCGTGTCACGGCATCGGCGGGTGCTGCGCTTTCGGCCGCCGTGCTTTCCGGGCTGGCGACGCTGACGGGGCCGCTGCATGGCGCCGCCTGGCAGGGTGTCGACACCTTGATCGAGGCGGCTTCGGCCCTCGGGGCGGAGCAGGCAATTCGCCGCACGCTTGCCCAGGGCCATCGCCTGTCGGCCTTTGGCCATCCGCTCTATGCTGACGGCGATATCAGAGCTCAGGCGCTGCTTTCGCATTTCTCCCTGCCGCAACAGTTTGCCGAACTCAGGGAAATCGGCGAGGAGATGGTCGGCGAGAAGGTCAATGTCGATTTCGCGCTTGCCGCGATGGCCGCCGTCTTCGATCTGCCGCGGGAGGCGCCGATCATCATCTTCGCGCTTGCCCGTTCCGCCGGCTGGCTGGCGCATGCGATGGAGCAAATCGACAGCGGCGAATTGATCCGGCCGCGGGCGCGTTATGCCGGGCCGGCGCCTGAAATGAGCGGCCGCGCTTAA
- a CDS encoding FecR domain-containing protein yields MHRTFRSLLAAALAVGLIPHGAAVAQSAGCTIARDASARQVFTCPGGVKITAEAGASFRLADRNRDGSPDSASLRRKAILVDVDSSQHAGGFQVVTPQAIAAVRGTQWAVDVAAGKTSVLVVRGSVAVRRPAGEPVVLSPGEGVDVSGGTEPLVVRRWPAPRAAALLARLGQ; encoded by the coding sequence ATGCATAGGACCTTTCGCAGCCTGCTTGCCGCCGCACTCGCTGTCGGCCTCATTCCGCATGGAGCGGCCGTTGCGCAGTCTGCCGGCTGCACGATCGCGCGTGACGCCAGCGCCCGCCAGGTGTTCACTTGTCCCGGCGGGGTAAAGATCACGGCAGAGGCCGGCGCTTCCTTCCGCCTTGCCGACCGCAACCGTGACGGCAGCCCCGATTCGGCGTCGCTGCGGCGCAAGGCGATCCTCGTCGATGTCGACAGCAGCCAGCACGCCGGCGGTTTCCAGGTGGTGACGCCGCAGGCAATCGCTGCAGTGCGCGGCACGCAATGGGCCGTCGACGTCGCGGCCGGCAAAACCTCGGTGCTGGTCGTCAGGGGCAGCGTCGCGGTCCGCCGGCCGGCCGGCGAGCCCGTGGTGCTGTCGCCGGGCGAGGGCGTCGACGTCAGCGGCGGAACCGAACCGCTTGTCGTGCGGCGCTGGCCGGCGCCGCGTGCCGCCGCCCTTCTTGCCCGCCTCGGCCAATAA
- a CDS encoding CHASE2 domain-containing protein, producing MNHRLQTVIALLLAGLWGAALGYANLNGGSGLLDRMEASLADIRSVVIGAKTPPPVVSIVAIDDRTAAAHGYPLDRATLARLVGTITALKPKALALDILLVDPGPEEGDAALAAALAQGPSVIAAAATFARSSQEVTDAANDPLAAIPEASQLLLPLPRFAEAAAVGIVNVATDQTGTPRFIPLISRGTERLDPAFPLRAASVALGVDPSIEPGAIMLGKLRIPTDIGQRLPVTFYGAHGSIATSSAADALDGGLSGDAVAGRIVVIGSTVTGGGDVFPTPFDPVMPGVEVMSTAITHLVSGDGMVRDHRIRLIDAGTAVGLPLVLVSLIAWRRSAAGYVIIVLTLIVWAVLNLSAFAHGYWLSAALPIAAALPPALIFGAAELWLDRGRARHFAEQSALLQRIEAPGLGEWLARDPNFLARPVRQNAAVIFIDLSGFTGLSENLGPVKVSEVLSGFFELIDEEARAHGGAITSFMGDGAMILFGLPEPADDDAARAAACAVSLCERTRGWLQAHAGFAEKKIGFKVGAHCGPIVASRLGTGDRQQITAAGDTINVGSRLMEVAALHGVELALSAEIVRAAGPDSALLQAGRMEGPLETALRGRASHIDTWLWRSRTL from the coding sequence ATGAACCATCGCCTGCAGACGGTGATCGCGCTGCTGCTCGCCGGTCTTTGGGGGGCTGCACTCGGCTATGCCAATCTCAATGGCGGAAGCGGCCTGCTCGACCGGATGGAGGCATCTCTTGCCGATATCCGCAGCGTCGTCATCGGGGCGAAGACGCCGCCGCCTGTCGTCTCGATCGTTGCAATCGACGACCGCACCGCCGCCGCCCACGGCTATCCGCTTGATCGGGCCACGCTTGCGCGCCTCGTCGGTACAATCACCGCCTTGAAGCCGAAGGCGCTGGCGCTCGATATTCTGCTCGTCGATCCCGGGCCGGAGGAGGGCGATGCGGCGCTGGCTGCCGCCCTTGCACAAGGGCCGAGCGTGATTGCCGCCGCGGCCACCTTTGCCAGGAGCAGCCAGGAGGTCACCGATGCGGCGAACGATCCGCTTGCCGCCATCCCCGAGGCAAGCCAGCTTCTGTTGCCGCTTCCCCGCTTCGCCGAGGCAGCCGCCGTCGGCATCGTCAATGTCGCAACCGACCAGACCGGCACGCCGCGTTTCATTCCGCTGATTTCGCGCGGCACGGAGCGGCTGGATCCGGCCTTTCCGCTGCGCGCCGCTTCGGTGGCGCTCGGCGTCGATCCCAGCATCGAACCTGGCGCCATCATGCTCGGAAAGCTGCGTATTCCCACCGATATCGGCCAGCGCCTGCCGGTGACCTTCTATGGCGCGCATGGCAGCATCGCCACATCAAGCGCCGCCGATGCGCTGGATGGTGGGCTTTCTGGCGATGCCGTTGCCGGCCGCATCGTCGTCATCGGTTCGACGGTCACCGGCGGCGGCGACGTTTTCCCGACGCCGTTCGACCCCGTCATGCCTGGTGTCGAAGTGATGTCGACGGCGATCACCCATCTCGTCAGCGGCGACGGCATGGTGCGCGACCACAGGATACGGCTGATCGATGCCGGCACCGCCGTTGGGCTGCCGCTCGTGCTCGTTTCGTTGATCGCCTGGCGGCGAAGCGCCGCGGGCTATGTCATCATCGTGCTGACGCTGATCGTCTGGGCAGTGCTCAATCTGTCGGCCTTTGCGCATGGCTACTGGCTGAGTGCGGCGCTGCCGATCGCCGCAGCGCTGCCGCCGGCGCTGATCTTCGGCGCAGCCGAACTCTGGCTCGACCGCGGCCGCGCCCGCCATTTCGCCGAGCAGAGCGCGCTGCTGCAGCGCATCGAGGCGCCCGGCCTCGGCGAGTGGCTGGCGCGCGATCCGAATTTCCTCGCCCGGCCGGTGCGCCAGAACGCCGCCGTCATCTTCATCGATCTCTCGGGTTTCACCGGCCTCAGCGAAAACCTCGGGCCGGTCAAGGTCAGCGAGGTGCTGAGCGGTTTCTTCGAACTGATCGACGAGGAGGCGCGCGCGCACGGCGGCGCCATCACCAGCTTCATGGGCGACGGGGCGATGATCCTGTTCGGCCTGCCGGAGCCAGCCGATGACGATGCCGCCCGGGCGGCCGCCTGCGCCGTCAGCCTGTGCGAGCGCACCCGGGGCTGGCTTCAGGCGCATGCGGGTTTTGCCGAGAAGAAGATCGGCTTCAAGGTCGGCGCCCATTGCGGCCCGATCGTCGCCTCGCGGCTTGGGACCGGCGACCGGCAGCAGATCACCGCGGCGGGCGACACGATCAATGTGGGCAGCCGGCTGATGGAGGTGGCCGCGCTCCATGGCGTCGAACTGGCGCTGAGTGCCGAGATCGTCCGCGCCGCAGGCCCCGACAGCGCGCTGCTGCAGGCCGGCCGCATGGAGGGCCCGTTGGAAACGGCGCTGCGCGGCCGGGCGAGCCATATCGACACCTGGCTGTGGCGAAGCCGCACGCTTTGA
- a CDS encoding DEAD/DEAH box helicase — protein MTEFNGVVPAIAKALQKRGYAELTPVQKAMLDPDLAASDALVSAQTGSGKTVAFGLALAPTLLEGGERFGNAGAPLALVIAPTRELALQVKRELEWLYEMTGAVIVSCVGGMDIRSERRALERGAHIVVGTPGRLCDHIRRRALDMSELKAAVLDEADEMLDLGFREDLEFILDSAPDERRTLMFSATVPAAIAKLAKSYQRNAVRISTAAEEKQHIDIEYRALMVAPSDRENAIINVLRYYEATNAIVFCSTRAAVNHLTARFNNRNFAVVALSGELTQNERSHALQAMRDGRARVCIATDVAARGIDLPGLDLVIHADLPTNPETLLHRSGRTGRAGRKGISAMIVPLNARRKAERLLENAGISAAWARPPSAEEVNERDDERLLADPIFSEAPQEEEQGLVQQLLSSHGAEKLAAAFLRLYRTNHSAPEDLIEVTVQDGGSRKRRDNAEPYEPAQKGPREDFGASVWFSVSVGRKQNAEPRWLIPMLCRNGNVTKREIGAIKMQPEETFVEIAAASAESFLAAIGPNKALERGIRVTRLSGTPDFSRAPSPKPYAGKSSREERPGDTFRDERPKNKFGKGPGGGYAAADNSGQQRQDSKPWSKKPGKPGFDGPRSDKPKFDKPKYDKPKFEGGKSEGAKSERPKYEGKGGAGPKNKFSKKKPG, from the coding sequence ATGACAGAATTCAACGGCGTCGTTCCGGCGATCGCCAAGGCGTTGCAGAAGCGCGGTTACGCCGAACTCACCCCGGTCCAGAAGGCGATGCTCGATCCTGATCTCGCCGCTTCCGACGCGCTGGTCTCGGCCCAGACCGGCTCCGGCAAGACCGTCGCCTTCGGCCTGGCGCTGGCGCCGACGCTGCTTGAAGGCGGGGAGCGCTTCGGCAATGCCGGCGCGCCACTTGCGCTTGTCATCGCCCCGACGCGCGAACTTGCCCTGCAGGTGAAGCGTGAGCTCGAATGGCTCTATGAGATGACCGGTGCGGTGATCGTCAGCTGCGTCGGCGGCATGGATATCCGCAGCGAGCGCCGAGCGCTCGAACGCGGCGCCCATATCGTCGTCGGCACGCCCGGCCGTCTCTGCGACCATATCCGCCGCCGGGCACTCGACATGTCGGAACTAAAGGCCGCCGTGCTCGACGAAGCCGACGAGATGCTCGATCTCGGCTTCCGCGAAGATCTGGAATTCATTCTCGATTCGGCGCCGGACGAGCGCCGGACGCTAATGTTTTCGGCAACGGTGCCGGCCGCGATCGCCAAGCTTGCCAAGAGCTATCAGCGCAACGCCGTGCGCATCAGCACCGCCGCCGAGGAAAAGCAGCATATCGACATCGAATATCGCGCGCTGATGGTGGCCCCGAGCGACCGCGAGAATGCGATCATCAACGTGCTGCGCTATTACGAGGCGACCAACGCCATCGTCTTCTGTTCGACGCGCGCTGCCGTCAATCACCTGACCGCGCGCTTCAACAACCGCAATTTCGCCGTCGTGGCGCTTTCCGGCGAGTTGACGCAGAACGAACGCAGCCATGCGCTTCAGGCGATGCGCGACGGGCGAGCCCGCGTTTGCATCGCGACCGACGTCGCTGCCCGCGGCATCGACCTGCCGGGCCTCGATCTCGTCATCCATGCCGACCTGCCGACCAATCCGGAAACGCTGCTGCACCGCAGCGGCCGCACCGGCCGGGCCGGGCGCAAGGGTATCAGCGCCATGATCGTGCCGCTGAATGCACGGCGCAAGGCCGAGCGCCTGCTCGAGAACGCCGGTATTTCGGCCGCCTGGGCTCGCCCGCCGTCGGCCGAAGAGGTGAATGAGCGCGACGACGAGCGGCTGCTTGCCGATCCGATCTTCAGCGAAGCGCCGCAGGAGGAAGAACAGGGGCTGGTGCAGCAGCTGCTTTCGAGCCACGGCGCCGAAAAGCTCGCCGCCGCTTTCCTGCGTCTTTACCGCACCAATCATTCGGCGCCGGAGGATCTGATCGAGGTCACCGTGCAGGACGGGGGCAGCCGCAAACGCCGGGACAATGCCGAGCCTTACGAGCCGGCGCAGAAGGGACCGCGCGAGGATTTCGGCGCCAGCGTCTGGTTCTCCGTCTCGGTCGGGCGAAAGCAGAATGCCGAGCCGCGCTGGCTGATCCCGATGCTCTGCCGCAACGGCAATGTGACGAAGCGCGAGATCGGCGCGATCAAGATGCAGCCCGAGGAAACCTTTGTGGAGATCGCGGCAGCGAGTGCCGAAAGCTTCCTGGCGGCGATCGGCCCGAACAAGGCGCTCGAACGCGGCATCCGCGTGACCAGGCTTTCCGGCACGCCGGATTTCAGCCGGGCGCCGTCGCCGAAACCCTATGCCGGCAAGTCGTCGCGTGAGGAACGGCCGGGCGACACGTTCCGCGACGAACGCCCGAAGAACAAGTTCGGCAAGGGTCCAGGCGGCGGATATGCTGCAGCCGACAATAGTGGCCAGCAAAGGCAGGATAGCAAACCCTGGAGCAAGAAACCCGGCAAGCCTGGCTTCGATGGTCCGAGATCAGATAAGCCGAAGTTCGACAAGCCTAAATACGACAAGCCAAAATTCGAAGGCGGGAAATCCGAAGGCGCCAAATCCGAACGCCCGAAATACGAAGGCAAGGGCGGCGCCGGGCCGAAGAACAAGTTCTCGAAGAAGAAGCCTGGCTGA
- a CDS encoding methyltransferase, which translates to MKRSGTPRPDPAAFIQAHLPISPVPAIPEILLHTAGPASGLWRLAGRGEADPAPYWAYPWAGGAVLARHLLDRPEVIAGRRVVDLGAGSGLVAIAAAKAGAAAVTAVDVDANAIAAIGLNAAINGVDIVAIAADIIEAPPPEATDLLVVGDLFYDPVLAVRVMAFLRRCQASGIEVLIGDPERVYLPQGALQRIATHAVADFGAGSSDGAVQAGVFSLS; encoded by the coding sequence ATAAAACGCTCCGGCACGCCGCGTCCCGATCCGGCCGCCTTCATCCAGGCCCATCTGCCGATTTCACCCGTTCCCGCCATTCCCGAAATCCTGCTCCATACCGCGGGCCCTGCGAGTGGGCTCTGGCGGCTTGCCGGCCGCGGAGAAGCCGATCCAGCGCCCTACTGGGCCTATCCCTGGGCGGGCGGCGCCGTGCTTGCCCGCCATCTGCTCGATCGGCCGGAAGTGATCGCCGGCCGCCGCGTCGTCGATCTCGGCGCTGGTTCCGGGCTCGTCGCCATCGCTGCGGCCAAAGCCGGAGCGGCCGCGGTGACGGCGGTCGATGTCGATGCCAATGCCATTGCTGCAATCGGTCTCAACGCGGCGATCAACGGCGTGGACATCGTTGCCATCGCCGCCGATATCATCGAGGCGCCGCCGCCGGAGGCAACTGATCTCCTCGTTGTCGGCGACCTGTTTTATGATCCAGTGCTCGCCGTGCGGGTCATGGCTTTCCTGCGGCGTTGCCAGGCCTCCGGCATCGAGGTGCTGATCGGCGATCCCGAGCGCGTCTATCTGCCCCAAGGCGCACTTCAGCGAATCGCGACGCATGCGGTTGCGGATTTCGGCGCGGGGTCCAGCGACGGGGCAGTGCAGGCGGGCGTTTTTTCCCTTTCCTGA